Proteins from a genomic interval of Halomonas alkaliantarctica:
- the moaA gene encoding GTP 3',8-cyclase MoaA yields MSALVDGFGRTVRYLRISVTDRCDFRCVYCMAEEMTFLPRAQLLTLEEIAALSQAFVELGVEKIRLTGGEPLVRQGVLTLVQKLGELEGLRELAMTTNGSGLVKHADALRQGGLHRLNISLDSLKPERFKALTRTGDLGQVIAGIRAARRAGFQSIKLNAVLLKGRNDDEILDLVNFARNEHVDISFIEEMPLGAISEHNRGETFLSTDAVRETIENHYQLLPTTESTLGPSRYYRMADSQSRIGFISPHSHNFCAACNRVRVTAEGRLLLCLGNEHSVDLRAVMRRYPGDSLRLKSSIVAAMKKKPERHHFTTDGEVQIVRFMNATGG; encoded by the coding sequence ATGAGCGCACTAGTTGATGGGTTTGGCCGTACGGTGCGTTACCTGCGCATATCGGTGACCGATCGTTGTGATTTTCGCTGTGTTTATTGCATGGCAGAGGAGATGACTTTTCTGCCACGCGCCCAACTGCTTACCCTTGAGGAGATAGCCGCGCTTTCGCAGGCATTTGTCGAGCTGGGTGTGGAGAAAATCCGTCTAACTGGCGGTGAGCCGCTGGTACGCCAGGGCGTACTCACGCTAGTGCAAAAACTCGGTGAGTTGGAAGGTCTGCGCGAGCTGGCTATGACCACCAACGGCTCAGGGTTGGTCAAACATGCCGATGCTTTGCGGCAAGGCGGGCTACATCGGCTCAATATCAGCCTCGACTCGCTCAAGCCCGAGCGCTTTAAAGCATTAACCCGGACGGGGGATCTTGGCCAAGTGATCGCGGGTATCCGTGCAGCGCGCCGCGCTGGCTTTCAGTCGATTAAGCTCAACGCCGTATTGCTCAAGGGGCGCAATGATGACGAAATTCTCGATCTGGTGAACTTTGCCCGGAATGAACACGTCGATATAAGCTTTATTGAAGAGATGCCGTTGGGCGCTATCAGCGAGCATAACCGTGGTGAAACCTTTCTTTCCACCGATGCGGTACGCGAAACCATAGAAAACCACTATCAACTCCTACCCACCACCGAGAGCACCCTAGGGCCATCCCGCTATTACCGTATGGCAGACAGCCAGTCACGGATTGGCTTTATTTCTCCCCATAGCCACAATTTCTGTGCTGCCTGTAATCGTGTTCGAGTGACGGCTGAAGGGCGGCTACTGCTTTGCCTGGGCAACGAGCATTCGGTAGATTTACGCGCCGTCATGCGACGTTATCCGGGGGACTCCCTGCGGCTTAAATCGAGCATTGTGGCGGCAATGAAGAAAAAACCTGAGCGTCATCACTTCACTACGGATGGTGAGGTTCAGATCGTGAGGTTTATGAACGCAACAGGTGGATAA
- a CDS encoding DUF6694 family lipoprotein: MIAGCSDPTIDTSSMPASVVSVEEVRNSLPAYKRDEFDQGLIIIATSTSFSGIDILNPNRMNAAEIAEAANAQMHGLTGDQVIQRADQILRERRSREREQSIRTLRRLEDKYAKAASDQQQLARFTIDSARYYIDVSPYGAPEPVIDLEVTNSTDQAISELLLRGVLTSSDRSVPWVDESFYYVVPGGIEPGETLKWSLAPNRFGPWGDAQIPGDAELAVTLEGLKGLDEQLLWDSPELTEHELSRLKRLQEVYGGVALSRVE; encoded by the coding sequence ATGATAGCTGGTTGCTCAGATCCCACCATTGATACTAGCTCCATGCCTGCATCGGTTGTCTCTGTAGAGGAAGTGCGGAACTCGTTGCCAGCCTACAAGCGCGATGAGTTTGATCAAGGTTTGATCATCATTGCCACGTCGACGTCGTTTAGTGGTATCGATATTCTCAACCCTAACCGCATGAATGCTGCTGAGATTGCCGAAGCCGCTAATGCACAAATGCATGGGTTAACGGGTGATCAGGTTATCCAGCGGGCTGACCAGATTCTGCGTGAACGCCGGTCACGTGAGCGTGAGCAGTCGATTCGCACCTTAAGGCGGCTAGAAGATAAGTATGCGAAAGCTGCGAGTGATCAGCAGCAGTTAGCACGGTTCACCATTGATAGTGCTCGCTATTACATTGACGTAAGCCCCTATGGCGCCCCGGAGCCAGTAATCGATCTTGAAGTAACCAATAGCACGGATCAGGCCATTTCTGAGCTTCTATTGAGGGGCGTTCTTACTAGCTCTGATCGCTCAGTGCCGTGGGTGGATGAGTCTTTCTACTACGTCGTACCTGGTGGTATTGAGCCGGGAGAAACGTTGAAGTGGAGCCTCGCACCCAACCGCTTTGGTCCCTGGGGAGATGCTCAAATTCCTGGTGATGCAGAACTGGCCGTCACCTTGGAAGGGCTGAAGGGGCTTGATGAGCAGCTATTATGGGACTCCCCTGAACTAACTGAACATGAATTGTCCAGGCTCAAGCGTCTGCAGGAAGTGTATGGTGGCGTTGCTCTCTCTCGCGTTGAATAA
- the ppnN gene encoding nucleotide 5'-monophosphate nucleosidase PpnN, with the protein MTENVQPRATLSSIISPEGSLEVLSQHEVNRLHSTSQSGLHDLLRRCALAVLNCGNPTDDSLAILEAYKDFDIEVLQQDRGIRLKLTNAPAEAFVDGRMIRGIREHLSSIIRDIVYVYNEIQHHNRFDLSTGEGTTNAVFHILRKAGTLKPGRDPSLVVCWGGHSISREEYEYTKDVGYHLGLRDLDICTGCGPGAMKGPMKGANVAHAKQRRKEGRYLGISEPGIIAAEAPNPIVNELVVMPDIEKRLEAFVRLGHGIIVFPGGVGTAEEILYLLGILLHPSNKDIPFPLIFTGPADSAAYFQKIDEFLVYTLGEDIRRYYTIITGDPVSVARTMRHGIDEIAEFRRTHQDAFYYNWRLTIARDFQATFEPTHDAMRALALHRQQPTHELAANLRRAFSGIVAGNVKEAGIRAIEAHGPFVLTAEPELMQRLDELLTSFVAQGRMKLDGQHYVPCYVLK; encoded by the coding sequence ATGACCGAAAACGTTCAACCTCGCGCCACCCTTTCCAGCATCATTTCTCCCGAAGGAAGCCTCGAAGTCCTTTCTCAGCACGAAGTTAATCGGCTGCACAGTACTTCTCAAAGCGGTCTACACGATCTACTTCGGCGCTGTGCGTTGGCAGTACTCAATTGCGGCAATCCCACCGACGATAGTCTGGCGATTTTAGAAGCCTATAAAGATTTTGATATTGAAGTGTTGCAGCAAGATCGCGGCATTCGCTTAAAGCTTACTAACGCGCCCGCCGAAGCCTTTGTTGATGGCCGCATGATTCGCGGTATTCGCGAGCATCTATCCTCGATCATTCGCGATATTGTTTACGTCTACAACGAGATTCAACACCACAATCGTTTCGACCTTAGCACGGGTGAAGGCACCACCAATGCGGTCTTCCATATTCTGCGCAAAGCGGGAACGCTAAAACCCGGCCGCGACCCTAGCCTGGTGGTGTGCTGGGGCGGCCATTCTATTTCTCGGGAAGAGTATGAATATACCAAAGATGTGGGCTACCACTTAGGGCTGCGCGATTTAGATATTTGTACCGGCTGTGGCCCTGGCGCAATGAAAGGCCCCATGAAAGGCGCTAACGTGGCCCATGCCAAACAGCGTCGCAAAGAAGGCCGCTATTTGGGTATTTCAGAGCCCGGCATTATCGCTGCCGAAGCGCCCAACCCCATAGTCAATGAACTGGTTGTCATGCCAGATATTGAAAAACGCCTGGAAGCCTTTGTGCGCCTGGGCCATGGCATTATCGTGTTCCCCGGCGGGGTTGGCACTGCGGAAGAGATTCTCTATTTATTGGGCATCCTGCTGCACCCCAGCAACAAGGATATTCCTTTTCCGTTAATTTTCACCGGCCCCGCCGACTCTGCGGCCTACTTTCAGAAAATTGATGAATTCCTGGTCTATACTCTCGGTGAGGATATACGCCGCTACTACACCATCATTACCGGCGACCCCGTCTCGGTTGCGCGCACCATGCGCCACGGTATCGATGAGATCGCTGAATTCCGGCGCACCCATCAGGATGCGTTCTACTACAACTGGCGATTGACCATTGCGCGCGACTTCCAGGCTACCTTTGAGCCAACACACGACGCCATGCGAGCCTTAGCGCTGCACCGCCAGCAGCCCACCCACGAGCTCGCCGCCAATCTGCGCCGCGCTTTCTCAGGGATAGTCGCGGGCAACGTTAAAGAGGCAGGCATTCGTGCCATTGAAGCTCACGGCCCCTTTGTACTGACTGCAGAGCCCGAGCTCATGCAACGCCTTGACGAGCTACTCACCTCGTTTGTAGCCCAAGGGCGCATGAAACTCGATGGACAGCACTATGTGCCGTGCTATGTGCTGAAATAA
- a CDS encoding LysR family transcriptional regulator has translation MFNAHYFRTFITLVETGSFTRTAQRLEMTQPGVSQHVRKLEDYLNKELLERKGRGFTLTESGRRAYDYALKLFAEHEQFRHGLDDDSLDSGECRIASPGSVGLMFYPYILGQQQMHPNLTVNYSFAFNHEIVNDLLEGRYDIGIVTEAMRHPELNCSIWHEEPLCLVVPADFAGSTLSDLMGIGFLNYYDGINHANALLRANYPDEFRSMTHFRHQGFTNEVSMVLDAVARGLGFTVVSRLVLETSPWQRQVKALNLPNAVNEVLYLLRRRDSVLPKRYEKLLAGFHAQRLQEKTPLMPSN, from the coding sequence ATGTTCAATGCCCACTATTTTCGTACCTTTATTACGCTTGTTGAAACAGGCAGCTTCACCCGTACGGCGCAACGGTTAGAAATGACCCAGCCAGGCGTAAGCCAGCATGTGCGCAAGTTAGAAGACTATTTGAACAAAGAGCTACTAGAGCGCAAGGGGCGCGGCTTTACGTTAACCGAATCGGGGCGGCGTGCTTACGATTACGCTTTAAAGCTATTTGCTGAGCATGAGCAGTTCCGTCATGGACTTGATGATGACTCTTTGGATAGCGGTGAATGCCGCATTGCTTCGCCGGGTAGCGTTGGCTTGATGTTTTATCCGTATATATTGGGGCAGCAGCAAATGCACCCCAATTTAACGGTCAATTACAGCTTTGCGTTTAACCACGAAATCGTCAATGACCTGCTCGAAGGGCGTTATGACATTGGGATAGTCACCGAGGCGATGCGCCACCCCGAGCTTAATTGCAGCATTTGGCATGAAGAACCGCTCTGCTTGGTAGTGCCTGCTGATTTTGCGGGCAGCACACTGTCAGATTTAATGGGTATTGGTTTTCTCAATTATTACGACGGTATTAACCACGCCAATGCGCTTCTGAGGGCCAATTATCCCGATGAGTTTCGCTCGATGACCCATTTCCGCCATCAAGGCTTTACCAATGAAGTCAGCATGGTGCTGGATGCAGTGGCCAGGGGGCTAGGCTTTACCGTGGTGTCGCGACTGGTATTGGAAACCTCGCCCTGGCAGCGCCAGGTAAAAGCGTTGAACCTGCCCAATGCGGTCAATGAAGTGCTCTATTTGCTGCGCCGTCGCGACTCAGTGCTGCCCAAGCGCTATGAGAAGCTATTAGCCGGTTTTCACGCTCAGCGCCTGCAAGAAAAAACGCCCCTGATGCCGTCTAATTGA
- the gcvP gene encoding aminomethyl-transferring glycine dehydrogenase encodes MSLETRRLAELADHDAFIKRHNGPSQDDVATMLKALNMQHMEDLIEQTVPSDIRLGRELALDEPRSEAEALEYLAQLARQNRVAKSYIGQGYYGTHMPAVIQRNVLENPGWYTAYTPYQPEISQGRLEGLLNFQQVVMDLTGMELANASLLDEATAAAEAMALCKRGNKKSKSNAFFVADDIFPQTLDVVKTRAEFFGFELITGPAEELANHDVFGALVQYPSASGEVRDLAPLLSAAAERNIMTCVACDLLSLVLLKEPGQLGADIVVGNSQRFGVPMGFGGPHAAFFATSDKLKRSIPGRIIGVSKDSRGNTALRMAMQTREQHIRREKATSNICTAQALLANIAGFYATYHGAEGLRKIAGRVHRLATLLAEGLKQAGITLAHDSWFDTLRLTGVDAGKIHGRAMTHDINLHYFANGDVGISLDETTTAHDVATLLDVLLGDEHGLAVSVLDEQVVANGASGIPAACQRESDFLSHPTFSRYRSETEMLRYLKRLENKDLSLAHAMIPLGSCTMKLNATSEMIPVSWPSFAHLHPFAPRDQVAGYHQMIDELSAFLVEVTGYDHLSMQPNSGAQGEYAGLVAIRRYQAAQGEGHRDICLIPSSAHGTNPASAAMVQMKVVVVECDQNGNIDMADLRAKAEQHRDQLSAIMLTYPSTHGVFETSVREACEIVHDNGGQVYIDGANMNAQVGLTRPGDFGGDVSHLNLHKTFCIPHGGGGPGMGPIGVKAHLAPYVSNHVVTPINGVNADSGAVSAAAFGSASILPISWAYIKMMGARGLREATELAILNANYIAKRLEAAFPILYRGQNGTVAHECIIDIRPLKAASGISEEDIAKRLMDYGFHAPTMSFPVPGTLMIEPTESESLYEIDRFCDAMIAIRDEIARVESGEWPLDNNPLVNAPHTQADLMDSDWQRPYDRQLAAFPTAAVQAAKYWPAVNRVDNVFGDRQLICSCPSIDEYRN; translated from the coding sequence ATGTCTCTTGAAACACGCCGTCTGGCCGAGTTGGCCGATCACGATGCTTTTATCAAACGTCATAATGGTCCAAGTCAAGATGACGTGGCCACCATGTTAAAAGCGCTCAACATGCAGCACATGGAAGATCTGATTGAGCAGACCGTGCCGAGCGATATTCGTCTTGGCCGCGAGCTAGCGCTTGATGAACCGCGCAGCGAAGCAGAGGCACTAGAGTACTTAGCCCAGTTGGCACGGCAGAACCGTGTGGCTAAGAGCTATATTGGACAGGGCTATTACGGCACCCATATGCCCGCGGTGATTCAGCGCAACGTGTTGGAAAACCCAGGCTGGTACACCGCCTATACCCCCTACCAACCGGAGATTTCTCAAGGCCGCCTGGAGGGCTTGCTTAACTTCCAGCAAGTGGTCATGGATTTAACCGGCATGGAGTTGGCCAATGCGTCGCTGCTCGATGAAGCTACCGCCGCCGCCGAAGCCATGGCGCTGTGTAAGCGCGGCAATAAGAAAAGTAAATCCAACGCATTCTTCGTCGCCGACGATATTTTCCCACAAACGCTAGACGTGGTTAAAACCCGCGCAGAGTTCTTTGGCTTTGAGTTAATCACCGGGCCTGCGGAAGAGCTGGCCAACCATGATGTCTTTGGGGCGCTTGTCCAGTACCCTTCCGCCAGTGGCGAAGTGCGTGACCTGGCACCGCTATTAAGCGCCGCGGCTGAGCGCAATATCATGACCTGCGTCGCCTGCGATCTTTTGAGCTTGGTGCTGCTTAAAGAACCCGGCCAGCTCGGTGCGGATATTGTGGTGGGCAACTCCCAACGCTTTGGCGTACCCATGGGCTTTGGCGGCCCTCACGCGGCGTTTTTTGCCACCTCCGACAAGCTCAAGCGCTCGATACCTGGGCGTATCATCGGCGTCTCCAAAGATAGCCGTGGTAACACAGCCCTGCGCATGGCCATGCAGACCCGCGAGCAGCATATCCGCCGCGAGAAAGCGACCTCTAACATCTGTACTGCCCAGGCGCTCCTGGCCAACATTGCCGGCTTTTACGCCACTTATCACGGTGCTGAAGGGCTGCGCAAAATTGCTGGCCGCGTTCACCGCTTGGCGACCCTGCTTGCCGAAGGTCTTAAGCAGGCAGGCATAACGCTCGCTCATGACAGTTGGTTCGATACGCTGCGCCTGACGGGCGTCGACGCAGGTAAGATTCATGGCCGCGCCATGACCCATGACATTAATCTGCACTACTTTGCCAATGGCGATGTGGGCATCAGCTTGGATGAAACCACCACCGCCCACGATGTAGCCACATTGCTTGACGTTCTACTGGGCGATGAGCACGGCCTTGCCGTTTCGGTATTGGACGAGCAAGTGGTGGCTAACGGCGCTTCCGGCATTCCCGCTGCCTGCCAGCGCGAAAGCGACTTCTTGAGCCACCCTACCTTTAGTCGCTACCGCAGCGAAACCGAAATGCTGCGCTACTTGAAGCGTCTGGAGAATAAGGACCTATCGCTTGCCCATGCGATGATTCCCCTCGGCTCCTGTACCATGAAGCTCAACGCCACCAGCGAGATGATCCCCGTTTCCTGGCCATCGTTTGCACATCTGCACCCGTTCGCACCCCGGGACCAGGTGGCTGGCTATCATCAAATGATTGATGAGCTATCAGCCTTCCTGGTCGAAGTCACCGGTTACGATCACCTCTCGATGCAGCCCAACTCCGGCGCTCAGGGTGAATACGCAGGCTTAGTGGCCATTCGCCGCTATCAGGCAGCCCAGGGTGAGGGGCATCGTGATATCTGCTTGATCCCCAGCTCCGCCCACGGCACCAACCCTGCCTCGGCGGCCATGGTGCAGATGAAAGTAGTCGTGGTCGAGTGCGATCAAAACGGCAACATCGACATGGCGGATTTGCGTGCTAAAGCCGAGCAACATCGCGATCAGCTCTCCGCCATTATGCTGACCTACCCTTCCACACACGGTGTGTTTGAAACCAGCGTGCGCGAAGCGTGCGAGATCGTTCACGATAACGGCGGTCAAGTGTATATCGACGGCGCCAATATGAACGCCCAGGTAGGGCTAACCCGTCCCGGCGATTTTGGCGGCGACGTGTCGCACCTTAACCTGCACAAAACGTTCTGTATTCCCCACGGCGGCGGCGGCCCGGGCATGGGCCCGATTGGCGTAAAAGCCCACCTAGCACCCTACGTTTCCAACCATGTGGTAACGCCGATCAACGGCGTCAATGCTGATAGTGGTGCGGTATCCGCGGCAGCGTTTGGTAGTGCCTCGATCCTCCCCATCTCCTGGGCTTATATTAAGATGATGGGCGCGCGCGGTCTGCGTGAAGCCACCGAGCTTGCCATCCTAAACGCCAACTACATTGCCAAGCGACTGGAAGCGGCATTCCCGATTCTCTACCGCGGCCAGAATGGTACCGTTGCCCACGAATGCATTATCGATATTCGTCCGCTCAAAGCCGCCTCTGGGATTAGCGAGGAAGATATCGCCAAGCGCTTGATGGATTACGGTTTCCACGCACCAACCATGTCGTTCCCTGTACCGGGCACGCTGATGATCGAACCCACCGAGTCGGAGTCGCTGTACGAAATCGACCGTTTCTGCGATGCGATGATTGCCATTCGTGATGAGATCGCCCGAGTGGAGAGCGGCGAATGGCCGCTGGATAATAATCCGCTGGTCAATGCGCCACATACTCAAGCTGATCTGATGGATAGCGACTGGCAGCGGCCTTATGACCGCCAGTTGGCCGCCTTCCCGACTGCGGCAGTTCAAGCTGCTAAATACTGGCCCGCCGTTAACCGCGTCGATAACGTTTTCGGTGACCGTCAGTTAATCTGCTCTTGCCCTAGCATCGATGAGTACCGCAACTAA
- the gcvH gene encoding glycine cleavage system protein GcvH, whose protein sequence is MSNLPANLRYAESHEWVLDNQDGTVTVGITDHAQQALGDVVFVELPEVGAALSKGQEFGVIESVKAASDLYSPVVGEVIEVNEALEDSPETVNEAPYEGGWIMKVRLDSDSLDGLLDADAYQATLSADD, encoded by the coding sequence ATGAGCAATCTTCCTGCCAATCTTCGTTATGCGGAAAGCCACGAGTGGGTGCTGGATAATCAAGACGGCACTGTGACCGTGGGTATTACCGATCACGCCCAGCAGGCGCTCGGCGATGTCGTGTTTGTTGAACTGCCTGAAGTGGGTGCAGCGCTAAGCAAAGGGCAAGAGTTTGGCGTAATCGAATCGGTAAAAGCCGCGTCTGATCTCTACTCGCCGGTTGTTGGCGAAGTCATTGAAGTCAATGAAGCTCTTGAAGACTCCCCCGAAACAGTCAACGAAGCGCCTTACGAAGGCGGCTGGATTATGAAAGTGCGCTTAGACAGCGACTCACTTGACGGCCTGCTAGACGCCGATGCCTATCAAGCAACGCTAAGCGCCGACGACTAA
- a CDS encoding alanine/glycine:cation symporter family protein produces the protein MEALTSLLGAINGVVWGPVMLILLLGVGIYLQLGLKLMPIRKLGMGFKLMWAGRDAKPGVGKAAAKEGDEGEISPFDALMTALSATIGTGNIAGVATAIALGGPGAVFWMWITALVGMATKFAEAVLAVRYRETDSTGYHVGGPMFYIKNGLGKKWLWLGGLFSFFGAVAAFGIGNTVQSNSVADAMDATFGVPHWLTGIVIMVLAGAVILGGIKRIAKVAGKLVPIMGIAYVVAGLLVLIVNAGQIGEAFGLIFYYAFNPMAAAGGFAGAAVMAAIRFGVARGIFSNEAGLGSAPIAHAAAKTKNPVRQGLIAMLGTFIDTIVVCTITALVILTSTVWQEGEAGASLTALSFDAALPGFGNQIVAIALAIFAFTTILGWSFYGEKCCQFLFGTRSIMIYRVLFVLAIPLGAIAQLGFIWLMADTFNAMMAIPNLIALALLSPVVFKLTKDYFDGKDVLPGEELDHDQ, from the coding sequence ATGGAAGCATTAACTAGCCTCTTAGGGGCGATCAACGGCGTGGTCTGGGGGCCCGTCATGTTGATTCTGCTACTTGGTGTGGGGATTTACCTGCAGCTTGGCTTGAAACTGATGCCGATTAGAAAGCTCGGCATGGGTTTCAAGCTAATGTGGGCGGGGCGTGATGCGAAACCTGGGGTGGGTAAAGCGGCTGCCAAAGAGGGTGACGAAGGGGAAATATCTCCTTTTGACGCCTTGATGACGGCACTCTCTGCGACCATCGGTACCGGTAATATTGCCGGTGTCGCCACGGCCATTGCGTTAGGTGGCCCAGGTGCCGTGTTTTGGATGTGGATTACCGCTTTGGTGGGTATGGCCACTAAATTTGCCGAAGCGGTGCTGGCCGTGCGCTATCGTGAAACCGATAGCACCGGTTACCACGTGGGCGGGCCGATGTTTTACATCAAGAATGGCCTGGGTAAAAAGTGGCTATGGTTGGGCGGCCTGTTCTCATTTTTTGGTGCTGTCGCTGCCTTCGGGATTGGCAATACCGTTCAGTCCAACTCCGTTGCTGACGCCATGGACGCCACCTTCGGCGTACCGCACTGGCTTACAGGTATAGTCATTATGGTACTGGCTGGTGCGGTGATTCTGGGCGGTATCAAGCGTATTGCTAAAGTGGCGGGAAAGTTGGTGCCGATTATGGGCATTGCCTATGTAGTGGCAGGCTTGTTGGTATTGATCGTTAATGCCGGGCAGATCGGTGAAGCCTTTGGTTTGATCTTCTACTACGCCTTCAACCCCATGGCGGCCGCAGGTGGTTTCGCGGGTGCGGCCGTCATGGCGGCGATTCGTTTTGGTGTGGCACGCGGTATCTTCTCCAACGAAGCGGGTTTGGGTAGTGCGCCTATCGCCCACGCAGCGGCCAAAACCAAAAATCCAGTGCGCCAGGGCTTAATCGCCATGCTGGGTACCTTCATTGATACCATTGTTGTGTGCACGATTACCGCGCTGGTGATTTTGACCTCAACGGTTTGGCAAGAGGGCGAAGCCGGGGCGTCGCTTACCGCGCTCTCGTTTGACGCCGCACTGCCTGGCTTTGGTAATCAGATCGTCGCCATTGCGTTAGCGATTTTTGCCTTTACGACCATCCTCGGCTGGTCATTTTACGGCGAGAAGTGCTGCCAGTTCCTGTTTGGCACGCGCTCCATTATGATCTATCGGGTGCTGTTCGTACTAGCTATCCCACTGGGCGCTATCGCTCAACTGGGCTTTATCTGGCTCATGGCGGATACCTTCAACGCTATGATGGCGATCCCGAACCTGATTGCCTTGGCACTGCTTTCGCCGGTAGTCTTTAAGTTAACCAAGGACTATTTCGACGGCAAAGACGTATTGCCGGGTGAAGAGCTGGATCACGACCAATAA
- the gcvT gene encoding glycine cleavage system aminomethyltransferase GcvT translates to MSELKQTPLHALHLKLGAKMVPFAGYDMPVQYPLGVKKEHEHTRQKCGLFDVSHMGQISVSGDNVAEALETLIPADLVGLEKGAQRYGLFTSTEGGIIDDLMVVNAGDHFYLVVNAACKDQDLAHLRLNLSSTHTIEPLDRGLLALQGPQARDVMQRLCPEACELVFMQHGRYTIAGQEVWVSRSGYTGEDGFEISVAADACEAFAEQLLAEPEVEAIGLGARDSLRLEAGLCLYGHDMDMQTTPVEAGLIWAIGKPRRHGGERAGGFPGADVILHQVDAKDHTRKRVGLLAEGRAPVREGAPLVDEAGNEVGIVTSGSFGPSVGKPVAMGYVTRELEAPQSAVFAVVRGKQLPMVVTPMPFVKPGYYRG, encoded by the coding sequence ATGTCTGAATTAAAGCAAACGCCGCTGCACGCGTTGCACCTCAAGTTAGGCGCCAAGATGGTACCTTTTGCTGGATACGATATGCCGGTGCAGTATCCGTTGGGGGTCAAAAAAGAGCATGAGCATACCCGCCAAAAGTGCGGCCTGTTTGATGTTTCACATATGGGTCAGATTAGCGTGTCCGGCGACAACGTGGCTGAGGCCCTGGAAACCTTGATTCCCGCAGACTTGGTGGGCCTCGAGAAGGGCGCACAGCGTTACGGTCTTTTCACCAGTACCGAAGGCGGCATTATCGATGACCTGATGGTGGTCAACGCGGGCGATCACTTCTATTTGGTGGTCAACGCGGCCTGTAAAGATCAGGACCTGGCTCACTTAAGGCTCAATTTGTCGTCTACGCATACAATTGAACCCTTGGATCGTGGCTTACTGGCGCTGCAAGGGCCTCAGGCGCGGGATGTCATGCAGCGGCTTTGCCCTGAAGCCTGTGAGCTGGTGTTTATGCAGCATGGACGTTACACCATTGCCGGGCAGGAGGTATGGGTAAGCCGCAGCGGCTATACCGGCGAAGATGGTTTTGAGATTTCTGTCGCTGCCGATGCTTGCGAAGCCTTCGCTGAGCAGCTTCTCGCAGAGCCTGAAGTCGAGGCGATTGGCTTGGGAGCGCGGGACTCGCTGCGTTTAGAAGCCGGTTTATGCCTCTATGGCCATGATATGGATATGCAGACAACGCCTGTGGAGGCGGGTTTGATTTGGGCGATTGGCAAACCGCGTCGCCACGGCGGCGAGCGCGCCGGTGGTTTTCCGGGTGCTGACGTGATTCTTCATCAGGTCGATGCCAAGGATCATACCCGCAAGCGTGTTGGGTTATTAGCGGAAGGCCGCGCGCCGGTACGTGAAGGGGCGCCATTAGTTGATGAGGCGGGCAATGAGGTCGGGATTGTGACCTCCGGTAGCTTTGGCCCAAGTGTCGGCAAGCCGGTGGCGATGGGTTATGTCACTCGCGAACTGGAAGCGCCGCAAAGTGCCGTGTTCGCGGTAGTTCGCGGTAAGCAGTTGCCCATGGTGGTGACCCCTATGCCGTTTGTAAAACCTGGCTACTATCGCGGCTAG